In Candidatus Kapaibacterium sp., one genomic interval encodes:
- a CDS encoding tetratricopeptide repeat protein: protein MKKSLYIISLFLIFYVSAQSQNTLMQKFQLGQSFEQGGNLESALSIYEELYKEKPEDNAYFYALARVMKQMSKYSELLKYAEEKASKKPNPEILTIAAEMNWRTGNAKRADEIWKNILSMSGITAVTYDFVANSQIELKLFQKAIETYLEARKKFGDKTLFTDNLIKLYISTGNHIDGTEEILDLLDNNFNIALAQGRLFAFMSNEEGFEHIDKVLKRRADSEKSNIVYQEVYSWFLREAKRHNQALEMTIRIDELKNSRGLDILNFANSTSRDGEHDIALKAYAILIERGKSSPYASSALYGYTRTLEGKLAGTKAKFTEAELKNIMSRYDAIIKEHPKSSHAAESMIRLAKIYSEYLNDYDRAINQYKQLIKDYPNHGFSVEAGIELVKVYLIRDDTENASKTIEQILKSRYSDPKAKDHANLLAAMIEYFSGDIPKAKELYRTLTLNPNSDIANLAIQKFAFISENENFINPLMLFAKAEFEEYKRNYDKAVEIYMEVSANSSSDNLIELSYIRVSEIYYSDGKYDLSRKAALKLMTEFPESIYMDRMTKMIADTYYAEKNKAEALRYYTEILVKYPGSIYLHEARTRIRELREEKI, encoded by the coding sequence ATGAAAAAATCCCTATATATAATATCACTGTTCTTAATCTTTTATGTTTCAGCTCAAAGCCAAAATACTTTGATGCAAAAATTCCAACTTGGTCAATCATTCGAGCAAGGCGGCAATTTAGAAAGTGCTTTGAGTATTTACGAAGAACTTTACAAGGAAAAACCCGAAGACAATGCTTACTTTTATGCTCTCGCTCGAGTAATGAAGCAAATGAGCAAGTATTCCGAATTGCTCAAATATGCTGAAGAAAAAGCAAGCAAAAAGCCAAACCCTGAGATTTTAACCATTGCTGCAGAAATGAATTGGCGAACCGGAAATGCAAAAAGGGCTGATGAAATTTGGAAGAACATACTGAGTATGAGCGGAATTACAGCCGTCACTTATGATTTCGTTGCTAATAGCCAGATTGAACTCAAATTATTTCAAAAGGCAATTGAAACTTACCTCGAAGCCCGCAAGAAATTTGGCGACAAAACTCTTTTTACGGATAATCTCATAAAATTATACATTTCAACGGGAAATCATATTGACGGAACTGAAGAAATACTCGACTTATTGGATAACAACTTCAATATAGCCTTAGCTCAAGGAAGGCTCTTTGCATTCATGTCCAATGAAGAAGGATTCGAGCATATTGACAAAGTTTTGAAACGCAGAGCCGATTCTGAGAAATCGAACATCGTTTACCAGGAAGTATATTCTTGGTTTCTACGCGAAGCCAAAAGGCACAACCAGGCACTCGAAATGACGATACGGATAGATGAATTGAAAAATTCTCGAGGCTTGGACATATTGAATTTTGCAAATTCCACCTCTCGTGATGGGGAGCATGACATAGCTTTGAAGGCGTATGCAATATTGATTGAACGCGGCAAAAGCAGTCCTTACGCATCATCAGCGTTATACGGCTATACTCGCACACTTGAGGGTAAACTTGCCGGAACAAAAGCGAAATTTACCGAAGCTGAACTGAAAAATATCATGAGCCGCTATGATGCGATAATAAAAGAACACCCGAAATCTTCTCACGCAGCGGAAAGTATGATTAGACTTGCGAAAATTTATTCGGAATATTTGAATGATTACGACAGAGCTATCAATCAATACAAGCAACTAATCAAAGACTATCCCAATCATGGCTTTTCGGTGGAAGCAGGAATTGAATTGGTAAAAGTATATCTTATTCGGGACGATACCGAAAACGCTTCTAAAACTATTGAGCAGATTTTGAAAAGCCGATATTCTGACCCGAAAGCCAAAGACCATGCGAACTTATTAGCGGCAATGATTGAATATTTCAGTGGCGATATACCCAAAGCAAAGGAATTGTACAGAACGCTAACTTTGAACCCCAATTCGGATATTGCAAATTTGGCAATCCAAAAATTTGCTTTCATCTCCGAGAATGAGAATTTCATCAATCCATTGATGCTATTTGCAAAAGCGGAATTTGAAGAATATAAGCGAAATTATGACAAAGCGGTCGAAATTTATATGGAAGTTTCTGCAAATTCATCGAGTGATAATTTAATAGAACTGTCCTACATAAGAGTTTCGGAAATTTATTATAGCGACGGAAAGTATGATTTATCAAGGAAGGCAGCATTGAAATTGATGACTGAATTCCCTGAATCAATCTATATGGACAGGATGACAAAGATGATAGCTGATACATATTACGCAGAGAAAAACAAGGCTGAAGCTTTACGCTATTACACTGAGATACTTGTAAAATATCCGGGTTCAATTTATTTGCACGAGGCAAGAACTCGTATTCGTGAACTACGAGAAGAAAAAATTTAA